A genomic segment from Modestobacter roseus encodes:
- a CDS encoding acetamidase/formamidase family protein, with product MTDPVLQPGPVLQPGHGPIPAATYLPSTPEHVLWGRLPCAADAPVLTVAPGTDVTVDTVSHEGILEDQGRDPARYFARHGATEVLEDAVALAASEAPHRFGVDGPHVVSRPIAVDGARVGDLLAVTVLDATPRVPYGVISNRHGRGALAGEYPRDAEALYSAFATVSADGASGLLPLTEGGERSVRFPLRPFLGVMGIAVPGRERPHSVPPGPHGGNIDIALLTAGSTLYLPVQVDGALAYVGDPHFAQGDGEVSLTALEGSLRATLRFDVVAREDALRQFGELAGPLAETAEFLVPTGLDEDLDAAVQHCVRAAIALLQARFGMDPRLAYAYLSAATDFRISQVVDVVKGVHATIRKADFG from the coding sequence ATGACCGACCCCGTCCTGCAGCCCGGGCCCGTCCTCCAGCCCGGTCACGGCCCGATCCCGGCGGCCACCTACCTGCCCTCGACGCCGGAGCACGTGCTGTGGGGCCGGCTGCCCTGCGCGGCGGACGCCCCGGTGCTCACCGTCGCCCCCGGGACCGACGTCACCGTGGACACGGTGAGCCACGAGGGGATCCTGGAGGACCAGGGGCGCGACCCGGCCCGGTACTTCGCCCGGCACGGCGCGACCGAGGTGCTCGAGGACGCGGTCGCGCTGGCGGCCAGCGAGGCACCGCACCGCTTCGGGGTCGACGGGCCGCACGTGGTGAGCCGGCCGATCGCCGTCGACGGTGCCCGGGTGGGCGACCTGCTGGCGGTGACCGTCCTGGACGCCACCCCGCGGGTGCCCTACGGCGTCATCTCCAACCGGCACGGCCGGGGTGCCCTGGCCGGGGAGTACCCCCGGGACGCCGAGGCCCTGTACAGCGCCTTCGCGACCGTCAGCGCGGACGGCGCGTCGGGCCTGCTGCCACTGACCGAGGGGGGCGAGCGCTCGGTGCGGTTCCCGCTGCGCCCGTTCCTGGGGGTCATGGGCATCGCCGTGCCGGGCCGCGAGCGGCCGCACTCGGTGCCGCCCGGCCCGCACGGCGGCAACATCGACATCGCCCTGCTGACCGCCGGCAGCACCCTCTACCTGCCGGTGCAGGTCGACGGCGCGCTCGCCTACGTCGGCGACCCGCACTTCGCCCAGGGCGACGGCGAGGTCAGCCTGACCGCACTGGAGGGCAGCCTGCGCGCCACGCTGCGCTTCGACGTCGTCGCCCGGGAGGACGCCCTGCGGCAGTTCGGCGAACTGGCCGGTCCGCTGGCCGAGACGGCGGAGTTCCTGGTGCCGACGGGCCTCGACGAGGACCTCGATGCCGCGGTGCAGCACTGCGTGCGCGCGGCGATCGCCCTGCTGCAGGCCCGGTTCGGGATGGACCCGCGGCTGGCCTACGCCTACCTCTCCGCCGCCACCGACTTCCGGATCAGCCAGGTGGTCGACGTCGTCAAGGGCGTGCACGCCACCATCCGCAAGGCCGACTTCGGGTGA
- the uraH gene encoding hydroxyisourate hydrolase: protein MSTFSTHVLDAVLGRPAAGVDVVLTGPDGSTTTGRTDDDGRWRPDGELPAGDSTLRFATGAWFAAQQRETFHPEVTVAFTATPGEHHHVALLLSPFAYTTYRGS from the coding sequence GTGAGCACGTTCAGCACCCACGTCCTGGACGCCGTCCTCGGCCGGCCCGCGGCCGGCGTCGACGTCGTCCTGACCGGCCCTGACGGCAGCACCACCACCGGCCGCACCGACGACGACGGGCGCTGGCGCCCCGACGGCGAGCTGCCGGCGGGCGACTCCACCCTCCGGTTCGCGACCGGCGCGTGGTTCGCCGCCCAGCAGCGCGAGACCTTCCACCCCGAGGTGACGGTGGCGTTCACCGCCACCCCCGGGGAGCACCACCACGTGGCCCTGCTGCTGAGCCCGTTCGCCTACACCACCTACCGGGGGTCCTGA
- the pucL gene encoding factor-independent urate hydroxylase, which translates to MSSNTSLPGPYVLGPNQYGKAECRLVRIERDTPVHAIADLNVSTQLRGDFAAAYADGDNGHVHATDTQKNTVYALARSHGVASPEAFLLLLADHWRAQPWVTGTQMSAEQYAWERIGAGTGGAGHSFARTGRETRTAVVQTDGAETFVLGGLTGLTVLKSTGSEFSGFPRDRFTTLAETDDRILATSVTAWWRYSGTDVDWDAAHTGVRTALVDAFAGTHSLALQQTMHAMGAAAMDAVPEVAEVRISCPNKHHFEVDLSPFELTNGGTVFLAADRPYGLIQATLQRAGVPAEPRAWTAVPAFA; encoded by the coding sequence ATGAGCAGCAACACCTCCCTGCCCGGCCCCTACGTGCTGGGCCCGAACCAGTACGGCAAGGCCGAGTGCCGGCTGGTCCGGATCGAGCGGGACACCCCGGTGCACGCGATCGCCGACCTGAACGTCAGCACCCAGCTGCGCGGGGACTTCGCCGCCGCCTACGCCGACGGCGACAACGGGCACGTGCACGCCACGGACACCCAGAAGAACACCGTCTACGCGCTCGCCCGGTCCCACGGCGTGGCCTCCCCCGAGGCATTCCTGCTGCTGCTGGCCGACCACTGGCGTGCTCAGCCCTGGGTGACGGGCACCCAGATGTCGGCGGAGCAGTACGCCTGGGAGCGCATCGGCGCCGGCACCGGCGGCGCCGGCCACTCCTTCGCCCGCACCGGCCGGGAGACCCGCACCGCGGTGGTGCAGACCGACGGCGCGGAGACCTTCGTGCTCGGCGGGCTCACCGGCCTGACCGTGCTCAAGAGCACCGGCAGCGAGTTCTCCGGGTTCCCGCGCGACCGGTTCACCACGCTGGCCGAGACCGACGACCGGATCCTGGCCACCAGCGTGACCGCCTGGTGGCGGTACTCCGGCACCGACGTCGACTGGGACGCCGCCCACACCGGCGTGCGGACCGCGCTGGTCGACGCCTTCGCCGGCACGCACAGCCTCGCGCTGCAGCAGACCATGCACGCCATGGGTGCGGCGGCGATGGACGCCGTCCCGGAGGTCGCCGAGGTGCGGATCAGCTGCCCGAACAAGCACCACTTCGAGGTCGACCTGAGCCCGTTCGAGCTGACCAACGGCGGCACGGTGTTCCTCGCCGCCGACCGGCCCTACGGGCTGATCCAGGCCACGTTGCAGCGCGCCGGCGTCCCCGCGGAGCCCCGCGCCTGGACCGCCGTCCCGGCGTTCGCGTGA
- a CDS encoding NAD(P)H-binding protein: MPAPSAATHPTRVLVTGVRGKTGSPLAELLAARAGVEVLGGSGDPATVTAAGVRPTAFSWDDPAGWRGAVQGVDAVYLVRPDRPDTPELVGALLDQVPPRAHVVLLSEQAADDPDPDGWAVRVERAVEVSGHSWTVLRPSWFMQVFTDPRFYRDLLAGGGELPFPDGGAAIAWIDARDIAAVAERALLEPGHSGRVHELTGPEALTLPRTAELLSGVAGGPVVHREVTVEEALTGTEGFDRDLLALTYDRVRRGSFTPVAGTVEQVTGRPARTLAAFLAEVGSTERPAAVPIRNTAETPVT; encoded by the coding sequence GTGCCGGCTCCCAGCGCAGCAACCCACCCGACCCGCGTCCTGGTCACCGGCGTCCGTGGCAAGACCGGGAGCCCGCTGGCGGAGCTGCTCGCCGCCCGGGCGGGCGTGGAGGTGCTCGGCGGCAGCGGCGACCCGGCCACGGTCACCGCCGCGGGCGTCCGGCCGACCGCCTTCTCCTGGGACGACCCGGCCGGGTGGCGCGGTGCGGTCCAGGGCGTCGACGCCGTCTACCTCGTCCGGCCCGACCGCCCGGACACCCCGGAGCTGGTCGGTGCCCTGCTCGACCAGGTCCCACCCCGGGCGCACGTCGTCCTGCTGTCCGAGCAGGCCGCGGACGACCCCGACCCGGACGGCTGGGCGGTCCGGGTCGAGCGCGCGGTGGAGGTCAGCGGCCACAGCTGGACCGTGCTGCGGCCGAGCTGGTTCATGCAGGTCTTCACCGACCCACGGTTCTACCGGGACCTGCTCGCCGGTGGCGGGGAGCTGCCGTTCCCCGACGGGGGCGCGGCCATCGCATGGATCGACGCCCGGGACATCGCGGCGGTGGCCGAGCGCGCCCTGCTCGAGCCGGGGCACAGCGGACGGGTCCACGAGCTCACCGGCCCCGAGGCGCTCACCCTGCCGCGCACCGCCGAGTTGCTCTCCGGCGTCGCCGGCGGTCCGGTGGTGCACCGCGAGGTGACCGTCGAGGAGGCCCTCACCGGCACCGAGGGCTTCGACCGAGACCTCCTCGCCCTGACCTACGACCGGGTGCGCCGCGGCAGCTTCACCCCCGTCGCCGGCACCGTCGAGCAGGTGACCGGGCGGCCGGCCCGCACGCTGGCGGCCTTCCTCGCCGAGGTCGGGTCGACCGAGCGGCCCGCAGCCGTCCCGATCCGGAACACCGCCGAAACACCGGTCACCTAG
- the allB gene encoding allantoinase AllB, translated as MTASPTAVRARRVLVGDAVRPATVRIADGRISAIDPHDSPADGALEVPDTATLLPGVVDTHVHVNEPGRTHWEGFATATRAAALGGVTTLVDMPLNSLPPTTTVGHLRRKQEAARGQLAVDVGFWGGAVPGNAGELEPLWDAGVFGFKCFLSPSGVDEFPPLDGAGFTRALRTVAGFGGLVIVHAEDAAVLASAPARPSRAYADFLLSRPDDAETAAIQQVVDGARETGARVHVLHLSSARALPLLQAARDEGLPVTVETCHHYLTFTAEQIPDAAPQFKCCPPIRDAGNRDELWSALRAGVVDCVVSDHSPATAEEKNRGDGDLQQAWGGVSGLQVGFTALAAEAARRGIDVADVSRWTSQNTADLVGLSRKGRIAVGADADLVVHDTAAATVVDAARLAHRNPVSAYDGLTLPGRVTHTLVRGRLVDPDLPDPGWGTQLERSA; from the coding sequence GTGACGGCCAGCCCCACTGCCGTGCGCGCGCGGCGGGTGCTCGTCGGCGACGCGGTCCGCCCGGCCACGGTGCGCATCGCCGACGGCCGGATCAGCGCGATCGACCCCCACGACAGCCCCGCCGACGGCGCCCTGGAGGTGCCGGACACCGCCACCCTGCTGCCCGGCGTCGTCGACACCCACGTGCACGTCAACGAGCCGGGTCGCACGCACTGGGAGGGCTTCGCCACCGCCACCCGGGCCGCCGCGCTGGGCGGGGTCACCACCCTCGTGGACATGCCGCTGAACTCCCTGCCGCCGACCACCACCGTCGGGCACCTGCGCCGCAAGCAGGAGGCCGCCCGCGGCCAGCTCGCCGTCGACGTCGGCTTCTGGGGCGGCGCGGTGCCGGGCAACGCCGGCGAGCTCGAGCCGCTGTGGGACGCCGGGGTCTTCGGCTTCAAGTGCTTCCTCTCCCCCAGCGGCGTCGACGAGTTCCCGCCGCTGGACGGGGCCGGCTTCACGCGCGCGCTGCGCACCGTCGCCGGCTTCGGCGGCCTGGTGATCGTGCACGCCGAGGACGCCGCCGTCCTGGCCTCCGCCCCGGCGCGGCCCAGCCGCGCCTACGCCGACTTCCTGCTCAGCCGCCCCGACGACGCCGAGACCGCCGCCATCCAGCAGGTGGTCGACGGCGCCCGGGAGACCGGCGCCCGGGTGCACGTGCTGCACCTGTCCAGCGCCCGGGCGCTACCGCTGCTGCAGGCCGCCCGCGACGAGGGGCTGCCGGTCACCGTGGAGACCTGCCACCACTACCTGACCTTCACCGCGGAGCAGATCCCCGACGCCGCCCCGCAGTTCAAGTGCTGCCCGCCGATCCGGGACGCCGGCAACCGCGACGAGCTGTGGTCGGCGCTGCGCGCGGGCGTCGTCGACTGCGTGGTGAGCGACCACTCCCCCGCCACGGCCGAGGAGAAGAACCGCGGCGACGGCGACCTGCAGCAGGCCTGGGGCGGGGTCTCCGGCCTCCAGGTCGGGTTCACCGCCCTGGCCGCCGAGGCCGCCCGCCGCGGCATCGACGTCGCCGACGTCAGCCGGTGGACCTCGCAGAACACCGCCGACCTGGTCGGGCTGAGCCGCAAGGGCCGGATCGCGGTCGGGGCCGACGCCGACCTGGTCGTGCACGACACCGCCGCCGCCACCGTCGTCGACGCCGCACGGCTGGCGCACCGCAACCCGGTCTCGGCCTACGACGGGCTGACCCTCCCCGGCCGCGTCACGCACACCCTGGTGCGCGGCCGCCTCGTCGACCCCGATCTGCCCGACCCCGGCTGGGGCACCCAGCTGGAGAGGAGCGCCTGA
- the uraD gene encoding 2-oxo-4-hydroxy-4-carboxy-5-ureidoimidazoline decarboxylase, producing the protein MRIAEFDQLPVTEAGALVRQCAAVPSFVSALVDGRPHGSVEALLTAARAQAAGWTDAEVSTALADHPRIGERAAGGGPGAALSSREQAGVDPADAHLRHRLAEGNRRYEERFGRIYLVRAAGRTGPELLDLLEQRLTNDPATELAVTRGQLTEIALLRLEGLLTP; encoded by the coding sequence GTGCGCATCGCCGAGTTCGACCAGCTGCCGGTCACCGAGGCCGGGGCGCTGGTCCGGCAGTGCGCCGCCGTGCCCTCCTTCGTGTCGGCGCTGGTCGACGGCCGGCCGCACGGCAGCGTCGAGGCGCTGCTGACCGCGGCGCGCGCGCAGGCGGCCGGCTGGACCGACGCCGAGGTGAGCACCGCCCTGGCCGACCACCCCCGCATCGGTGAGCGGGCGGCCGGTGGCGGCCCGGGCGCTGCGCTGTCCAGCCGCGAGCAGGCCGGGGTGGACCCCGCCGACGCCCACCTGCGGCACCGGCTGGCCGAGGGCAACCGGCGCTACGAGGAGCGCTTCGGCCGCATCTACCTGGTCCGCGCCGCCGGGCGCACCGGTCCCGAGCTGCTCGACCTCCTCGAGCAGCGGCTGACCAACGACCCCGCCACCGAGCTCGCGGTCACCCGCGGCCAGCTGACCGAGATCGCCCTGCTCCGACTGGAAGGCCTCCTCACCCCGTGA
- a CDS encoding ATP-binding cassette domain-containing protein: MTTTRPPLAIDASGLGKSFGGTRAVAGVDLAVPAGTVYGVLGPNGAGKTTTIRMLATLIPPDTGSAQVLGHDIVAEADTVRGLVSLTGQLASVDEELTGRENLVLLGRLLGYSRAAARDRADELLDAFDVAEAAGRLVKHYSGGMRRRLDIAASIVVTPPLVFLDEPTTGLDPRSRNQVWEIARALVAEGTTILLCTQYLEEADQLADGIAVIDRGRVIAEGTPADLKASVGTGSLHVRLADPAHRAAAAELLDRVVGPVVLAGDPTALSATGADPERAALAVAELARAGTPPAHFALQQPTLDEVFLALTGHAAEEATSDTTPSDVRQEQLS; encoded by the coding sequence ATGACCACCACCCGACCCCCGCTCGCCATCGACGCCAGCGGGCTCGGCAAGTCCTTCGGCGGGACCCGCGCGGTCGCCGGGGTCGACCTGGCCGTCCCCGCCGGCACCGTCTACGGGGTGCTGGGCCCCAACGGCGCCGGGAAGACCACCACCATCCGGATGCTGGCCACGCTGATCCCGCCGGACACCGGGAGCGCCCAGGTGCTCGGGCACGACATCGTGGCCGAGGCGGACACGGTGCGCGGGCTGGTCAGCCTCACCGGGCAGCTCGCCTCCGTCGACGAGGAGCTCACCGGCCGGGAGAACCTGGTGCTGCTCGGCCGGTTGCTCGGGTACTCCCGAGCCGCCGCCCGCGACCGCGCGGACGAGCTGCTCGATGCCTTCGACGTCGCCGAGGCCGCCGGCCGGCTGGTCAAGCACTACTCCGGGGGCATGCGCCGCCGCTTGGACATCGCGGCGAGCATCGTCGTCACGCCGCCGCTGGTGTTCCTCGACGAGCCGACCACCGGGCTCGACCCGCGCTCCCGCAACCAGGTCTGGGAGATCGCCCGGGCGCTGGTCGCCGAGGGCACGACGATCCTGCTCTGCACCCAGTACCTGGAGGAGGCCGACCAGCTCGCCGACGGGATCGCCGTCATCGACCGGGGCCGGGTGATCGCCGAGGGCACGCCCGCGGACCTCAAGGCATCGGTCGGCACCGGGTCGCTGCACGTCCGGCTCGCCGACCCCGCGCACCGGGCCGCCGCCGCGGAGCTCCTGGACCGCGTGGTCGGGCCGGTGGTGCTGGCGGGCGACCCCACGGCGCTGTCGGCGACCGGGGCCGACCCCGAGCGCGCGGCGCTCGCCGTCGCCGAGCTGGCCCGGGCGGGCACCCCACCGGCGCACTTCGCCCTCCAGCAACCGACCCTCGACGAGGTCTTCCTGGCGCTCACCGGCCACGCCGCCGAGGAGGCGACGTCCGACACCACCCCCTCCGACGTCCGGCAGGAGCAGCTGTCATGA
- a CDS encoding pyridoxal-phosphate-dependent aminotransferase family protein — protein MVPPGELSVPPRLLMGPGPITVDPRVLRAMSAQLVGQFDPFMTATMNETMALYREVFRTANEQTFLVDGTSRAGIEAALVSLLEPGDRVLVPVFGRFGALLTEIAARCGAEVHTVEVPWGEVVRAEAVEEAVVRVRPKLVAVVQGDTSTTMCQPLAELGEICRRHDVLLYCDATASLGGNPFETDAWGIDVVTAGLQKCLGGPSGSAPITLSPRAAALIEGRTHVEAGIRADDDADRGTRIASNYLDLAQIMEYWGPRRLNHHTEAATMLYAARECARLLVEEGLDAAVARHDLHGRAMLAGVGGLGLQVFGDVAHKMTNVVAVHIPDGVPGEGVREALLTDFGIEIGTSFGPLHGRVWRIGTMGFNARRDAVLTTLAALEQVLRSYGVRVTGGGGVGAAREVYAS, from the coding sequence ATGGTCCCGCCCGGCGAGCTGAGCGTGCCGCCCCGGCTGCTGATGGGCCCCGGCCCGATCACCGTCGACCCCCGCGTGCTGCGGGCGATGTCGGCCCAGCTGGTCGGCCAGTTCGACCCGTTCATGACCGCGACCATGAACGAGACGATGGCGCTCTACCGGGAGGTGTTCCGCACCGCCAACGAGCAGACCTTCCTGGTCGACGGCACCTCCCGCGCCGGTATCGAGGCGGCGCTGGTCTCGCTGCTGGAGCCGGGTGACCGGGTGCTGGTGCCGGTGTTCGGCCGGTTCGGCGCGCTGCTCACCGAGATCGCCGCCCGCTGCGGCGCCGAGGTGCACACCGTCGAGGTGCCCTGGGGCGAGGTGGTGCGCGCGGAGGCGGTCGAGGAGGCCGTCGTCCGCGTGCGGCCGAAGCTGGTCGCCGTCGTCCAGGGCGACACCTCCACCACCATGTGCCAGCCGCTCGCGGAGCTCGGGGAGATCTGCCGCCGGCACGACGTGCTGCTCTACTGCGACGCCACCGCCTCCCTCGGCGGCAACCCGTTCGAGACCGACGCCTGGGGCATCGACGTCGTCACCGCCGGCCTGCAGAAGTGCCTGGGTGGCCCGTCGGGCAGCGCGCCGATCACCCTGTCGCCGCGCGCGGCCGCGCTGATCGAGGGCCGCACGCACGTCGAGGCCGGCATCCGGGCCGACGACGACGCCGACCGCGGCACCCGGATCGCCTCGAACTACCTCGACCTCGCGCAGATCATGGAGTACTGGGGCCCGCGGCGGCTCAACCACCACACCGAGGCCGCCACCATGCTCTACGCGGCGCGGGAGTGCGCCCGGTTGCTGGTCGAGGAGGGCCTGGACGCCGCCGTCGCCCGGCACGACCTGCACGGGCGGGCGATGCTCGCCGGCGTCGGCGGCCTGGGGCTGCAGGTCTTCGGCGACGTCGCGCACAAGATGACCAACGTCGTCGCGGTGCACATCCCCGACGGGGTGCCCGGCGAGGGGGTCCGCGAGGCGCTGCTGACCGACTTCGGCATCGAGATCGGCACCTCCTTCGGCCCGCTGCACGGGCGGGTGTGGCGGATCGGCACGATGGGCTTCAACGCCCGGCGGGACGCGGTGCTCACCACGCTGGCCGCCCTCGAGCAGGTGCTGCGCAGCTACGGCGTCCGGGTGACCGGCGGCGGCGGCGTCGGCGCCGCGCGCGAGGTCTACGCATCATGA
- a CDS encoding ABC transporter permease codes for MTTTTGTSGVADTAAVRRAISATPRPPRPGPLSTAVTFGWRGMLKVKHVPEQLLDVTVTPVMFLLMFTYLFGGAIAGSTSAYLDYTLPGLLVMSVLFTTVYSGVALNTDLTKGVVDRFRSLPIWRPAPLVGSLLGDSVRYLVAGTVIIVVGVALGFRPDGGVGGVVAALALVVVFSFGLSWVFSVLGLLLRSPNAVMNAGFMAIFPLTFLSNVFVDPATLPGPLEAFVGVNPISVLATASRSLMAGEPDGVAIGVSLAVAVALAAAFVPVTTRLYRSR; via the coding sequence ATGACCACCACCACCGGCACGTCCGGCGTCGCGGACACCGCCGCGGTCCGCCGGGCCATCTCCGCCACCCCACGGCCACCCCGGCCCGGGCCGCTGTCGACCGCGGTGACGTTCGGCTGGCGGGGGATGCTCAAGGTCAAGCACGTGCCCGAGCAGCTGCTGGACGTCACCGTCACCCCGGTGATGTTCCTGCTGATGTTCACCTACCTGTTCGGCGGCGCGATCGCCGGCTCCACCAGCGCCTACCTGGACTACACGCTCCCCGGCCTGCTGGTCATGTCGGTGCTCTTCACCACCGTGTACTCCGGCGTCGCGCTGAACACCGACCTGACCAAGGGGGTCGTCGACCGGTTCCGCTCGCTGCCCATCTGGCGGCCGGCCCCGCTGGTGGGCTCGCTGCTCGGGGACAGCGTCCGCTACCTGGTGGCCGGCACCGTGATCATCGTGGTCGGCGTGGCGCTGGGCTTCCGGCCCGACGGCGGCGTCGGCGGCGTCGTGGCGGCGCTGGCGCTGGTCGTCGTCTTCTCCTTCGGCCTGTCGTGGGTGTTCTCGGTGCTCGGGCTGCTGCTGCGGTCGCCGAACGCGGTGATGAACGCGGGCTTCATGGCGATCTTCCCGCTGACCTTCCTGTCCAACGTCTTCGTCGACCCCGCGACGCTGCCGGGCCCGCTCGAGGCGTTCGTCGGCGTCAACCCGATCTCGGTGCTGGCCACCGCCTCCCGGTCGCTGATGGCCGGCGAGCCCGACGGCGTGGCGATCGGCGTCTCCCTCGCGGTGGCGGTGGCGCTTGCCGCGGCGTTCGTCCCGGTCACCACGAGGCTCTACCGCAGCCGCTGA
- a CDS encoding AtzH-like domain-containing protein, which translates to MTAAPPPAGLLDAVAAYEAALMADDVATLDRLFAPGPATLRADAEGVLVGHEAIAAFRTARGGAPRRTVVQTHVQVVDADHALVVVVTELARGGRGLMTQLWARAAGVLEHGGWQVTAAHVSVPAPALDSRVWRVVGDPLVPPPGVHPRDEGPLAGQTVAVKDLYAVAGHAVGAGNPAWLAQAPVESAHAGAVARLLDAGAAVRGIARTDEFAYSLAGANAHSGTPPNAAAPYRLPGGSSSGSATAVGLGHATIGLGTDTGGSIRVPAAYQGLHGIRTTHGAVDRTGLLPLAPDFDTVGWLTRSADLLQAVGDVLLPPGSPGGADDLVVASGLLDLAEPDVAAAVRAWATAAGAAEVQLPLDRLDDWRTAFQTWQAAQAWTAHGPWLDGRLDVLGADVRSRFAHAATVDAGTATGARAVLDDARLRLRELVGDRVLVLPSAPSVAPPAATGATPENRTATMRLTCLAGIAGLPAVSLPVRTADGLPAGVCLVAAAGRDRDLLALAAGRPGPG; encoded by the coding sequence GTGACCGCCGCTCCCCCGCCCGCCGGTCTGCTCGACGCGGTCGCCGCCTACGAGGCCGCGCTGATGGCCGACGACGTCGCCACCCTCGACCGGCTCTTCGCCCCGGGGCCCGCGACCCTGCGCGCCGACGCCGAGGGCGTCCTGGTCGGGCACGAGGCGATCGCCGCGTTCCGCACCGCCCGCGGCGGCGCCCCGCGGCGCACCGTGGTGCAGACCCACGTCCAGGTCGTCGACGCCGACCACGCCCTCGTCGTGGTGGTCACCGAGCTGGCCCGGGGCGGCCGGGGGCTGATGACCCAGCTCTGGGCCCGCGCCGCCGGGGTGCTCGAGCACGGCGGCTGGCAGGTCACGGCCGCGCACGTCTCCGTGCCGGCCCCGGCGCTGGACAGCCGCGTCTGGCGGGTGGTCGGCGACCCGCTGGTGCCGCCGCCGGGCGTGCACCCCCGCGACGAGGGCCCGCTGGCCGGCCAGACCGTGGCGGTCAAGGACCTGTACGCGGTGGCCGGGCACGCCGTCGGGGCCGGTAACCCGGCCTGGCTGGCCCAGGCGCCGGTCGAGTCCGCGCACGCCGGCGCCGTGGCCCGGCTGCTCGACGCCGGCGCCGCCGTCCGGGGCATCGCGCGCACCGACGAGTTCGCCTACTCGCTGGCCGGCGCGAACGCCCACTCCGGCACCCCGCCGAACGCGGCCGCGCCGTACCGGCTGCCGGGCGGCTCCTCCAGCGGCAGCGCCACCGCCGTCGGCCTGGGGCACGCCACGATCGGCCTGGGCACCGACACCGGCGGGTCGATCCGCGTACCGGCGGCCTACCAGGGGCTGCACGGCATCCGCACCACGCACGGCGCCGTCGACCGCACCGGGCTGCTGCCGCTCGCCCCGGACTTCGACACGGTGGGCTGGCTGACCCGGTCGGCCGACCTGCTGCAGGCGGTGGGCGACGTCCTGCTGCCCCCCGGGTCCCCCGGCGGCGCCGACGACCTGGTGGTCGCCTCCGGCCTGCTCGACCTGGCCGAGCCCGACGTCGCCGCGGCGGTGCGCGCCTGGGCCACGGCCGCCGGCGCCGCCGAGGTGCAGCTCCCGCTGGACCGGCTCGACGACTGGCGCACCGCCTTCCAGACCTGGCAGGCCGCCCAGGCCTGGACGGCCCACGGCCCCTGGCTGGACGGCCGGCTGGACGTGCTCGGCGCCGACGTGCGGTCCCGGTTCGCGCACGCCGCCACCGTCGACGCCGGTACCGCCACCGGCGCTCGCGCGGTGCTGGACGACGCCCGGCTGCGGCTGCGCGAGCTGGTCGGTGACCGGGTGCTGGTGCTGCCCAGCGCGCCCTCGGTGGCACCGCCGGCCGCGACCGGCGCCACCCCGGAGAACCGGACCGCGACGATGCGGCTGACCTGCCTGGCCGGGATCGCCGGGCTGCCCGCGGTGAGCCTGCCGGTCCGCACCGCCGACGGCCTCCCCGCCGGCGTCTGCCTGGTGGCCGCGGCGGGGCGGGACCGCGACCTGCTCGCCCTCGCCGCGGGGCGTCCCGGCCCGGGTTGA